From one Oculatellaceae cyanobacterium genomic stretch:
- a CDS encoding HAMP domain-containing sensor histidine kinase, translating into MIDFSLALLNKIDTIVKQWVEAVRQDDQIETAKKLTYKAVRDSVPIVLQAISKMLSPSEDNDIKTIVEKGLEHGTLRAKQGYDAEEIAREYRLLRWIIFANIEPDLIKGSSKEVIRAVRLIDTALDEVIARGFKTYTQERLRELEDLQSQLKLTNQELTRLVHASKENLSHLAHELKTPLTSIIGYSDLFLRQQKQNSEIKDSLPNIGHIERVLNSGRQLLHLINDALEISRYEEGKMKLQPVSTDVQALINNVVDIIKPLAVEKNLQLEIDLDDAPKQALTDPLRLQQIVTNLLSNAIRYTEFGNIKLVSQLLSDEYWLIAVIDTGVGINEIDLENIFDPYFRVVGNNQSFIPNSTGLGLAIVSRLVQLLQGKIEVSSQVGVGSIFRVILPLKVKVLEEKCNLKI; encoded by the coding sequence ATGATAGATTTTAGTTTAGCCCTACTAAATAAAATTGACACGATTGTAAAGCAGTGGGTTGAAGCAGTTCGTCAAGATGACCAGATTGAGACTGCTAAAAAGCTAACATATAAAGCTGTACGTGATAGCGTCCCCATTGTTTTACAGGCTATCTCTAAAATGTTGTCTCCATCTGAAGACAATGATATTAAAACAATTGTCGAAAAAGGCTTAGAACATGGTACTCTTCGAGCTAAACAAGGTTATGATGCTGAAGAAATTGCGCGAGAATATCGCTTATTACGTTGGATAATATTTGCTAATATAGAGCCTGATTTAATTAAAGGATCATCAAAAGAAGTAATTAGAGCAGTTCGTTTGATTGATACAGCCCTAGATGAAGTTATTGCTAGAGGGTTTAAAACTTATACACAAGAAAGATTGCGAGAATTAGAAGATTTACAAAGCCAATTAAAACTTACTAATCAAGAACTTACTCGTTTAGTTCATGCAAGTAAAGAAAACCTATCTCATTTAGCTCATGAATTAAAAACTCCCCTAACTTCTATAATTGGCTACTCAGATTTATTTCTCAGACAACAAAAGCAGAATTCTGAGATTAAAGATTCCCTTCCCAATATCGGACACATTGAGCGCGTATTAAATAGTGGCAGACAATTACTACACTTAATTAATGATGCGCTGGAAATCTCTCGCTATGAAGAGGGAAAGATGAAGCTACAGCCAGTATCAACCGATGTGCAGGCTTTAATTAATAACGTTGTCGATATAATTAAACCTTTGGCAGTAGAAAAAAATCTTCAATTAGAAATTGATTTAGATGATGCGCCTAAGCAAGCTTTAACAGACCCTTTGCGTTTACAACAAATTGTTACTAATCTGCTCAGTAATGCAATTCGTTATACAGAATTTGGAAATATCAAATTAGTTTCGCAGTTGTTATCTGATGAATATTGGTTAATTGCCGTCATAGATACGGGAGTTGGCATTAATGAAATAGACCTAGAAAATATTTTTGACCCTTACTTTCGAGTAGTTGGGAATAACCAATCTTTTATTCCTAATAGTACAGGCTTAGGACTAGCTATTGTTTCGCGGTTAGTACAGCTACTTCAAGGCAAAATTGAGGTAAGTTCCCAAGTAGGTGTTGGTTCAATATTTAGGGTGATTTTGCCATTGAAGGTTAAAGTTTTAGAAGAAAAATGTAATCTCAAGATTTAG